A genomic region of Desulfocurvibacter africanus subsp. africanus DSM 2603 contains the following coding sequences:
- a CDS encoding MBL fold metallo-hydrolase — translation MSTMILETIRSDYLAHLSYILIHKGKAAVIDPRRDCQAYIDLARQHGASISRIFETHRNEDYVTGSRELARRTGAQIMHGKGFPFDFGAPVSEGDWFDIGDLRLTVLETPGHTFDSISLVLRDMSSGEDPVAVFTGDALFIGDVGRTDFYPDRREEVAGLLYDSIFGKLLPLGDHVILYPAHGAGSVCGSGMAQREFSTLGFERRHNPALQLGREAFVRRKAGERHEYPPYFRKMEEINAQGSDAPLCEIREPKPLGAEEFAKLVANGGAQVVDVRSPEAIAGAFVPGSLAIPEQLVSGYAGYLLDYGQPIYLVAETQEEMQSARAQLLRMGYDRVEGWLAGGLTGWETAGRQYDSIPAVNVRELVRRIQADEDFTLLDVRKQEEVEAGMLPGARHIFLGDLPNRLTEIPRDKPVTTFCGSGQRAVIAASILKRHGFERVEDNLGSMAACRSYGCPIVEPGTSGKPDKQEAA, via the coding sequence ATGAGCACCATGATCCTTGAGACGATACGCTCCGACTATCTGGCCCATCTGTCATATATCCTGATCCACAAGGGCAAGGCGGCGGTCATCGATCCCCGCAGGGACTGCCAAGCGTATATCGACTTGGCCAGGCAGCACGGAGCGAGCATTTCGCGCATCTTCGAGACGCACCGCAATGAGGACTATGTCACAGGCTCGCGAGAGCTGGCCCGCCGCACTGGAGCCCAGATCATGCACGGCAAGGGCTTTCCTTTCGACTTCGGCGCTCCGGTTTCCGAGGGCGATTGGTTCGATATCGGTGATCTGCGCCTCACGGTGCTGGAAACGCCAGGCCACACTTTCGATTCCATCTCGCTGGTGCTGCGCGACATGTCCAGCGGAGAGGATCCGGTGGCCGTCTTCACGGGCGACGCCTTGTTCATCGGCGACGTGGGCCGCACGGATTTCTATCCCGACCGGCGCGAAGAGGTTGCCGGGCTGCTGTACGATTCGATATTCGGCAAGCTCCTGCCCTTGGGGGATCACGTCATTCTTTACCCGGCCCACGGCGCGGGCTCGGTCTGCGGCAGCGGGATGGCCCAACGGGAGTTCTCCACGCTTGGCTTTGAACGCAGGCACAATCCGGCCCTGCAGCTGGGCCGCGAGGCATTCGTGCGCCGCAAGGCAGGCGAACGCCACGAATACCCGCCGTACTTCCGCAAGATGGAGGAAATCAACGCCCAAGGCTCGGATGCGCCCTTATGCGAGATTCGGGAACCGAAGCCCCTGGGCGCGGAAGAGTTCGCGAAGCTCGTGGCCAATGGCGGGGCGCAGGTCGTGGACGTGCGCAGTCCCGAAGCAATTGCCGGTGCTTTCGTGCCCGGCAGCCTGGCCATTCCCGAGCAGCTCGTTTCCGGCTATGCCGGTTACCTGCTGGACTACGGGCAGCCCATTTATCTCGTGGCCGAGACTCAGGAGGAGATGCAGTCGGCGCGTGCGCAGCTCCTGCGCATGGGCTATGACCGAGTGGAGGGCTGGCTCGCCGGCGGCCTGACGGGTTGGGAAACAGCCGGGCGGCAATACGACAGCATTCCGGCCGTCAATGTGCGTGAGTTGGTGCGGCGCATCCAGGCGGACGAGGACTTCACATTGCTGGACGTGCGCAAGCAGGAAGAGGTGGAAGCGGGCATGCTGCCCGGCGCCAGGCATATCTTCCTTGGTGATCTGCCGAACAGGCTGACGGAGATTCCCAGGGACAAGCCCGTGACGACCTTCTGCGGCAGCGGCCAGCGGGCCGTCATCGCCGCCTCCATTCTCAAGCGCCACGGCTTCGAGCGCGTGGAGGACAACCTGGGCTCCATGGCGGCCTGCCGATCGTACGGTTGCCCTATTGTCGAGCCGGGCACTTCAGGCAAACCCGACAAGCAGGAGGCCGCATGA
- a CDS encoding ABC transporter substrate-binding protein, translated as MSWKSASIRALRLLVLGLTLAGLLALGLLGWEALRTWRQGPILIGFSGQLTGRYSDLGVQGRNGAQLAVEHINAAGGVLARPLGLLALDDLNTPEGALVADKALIDAGVVAIVGHMTSSQSMAALPLVNQTRTVLFSPTASTPLLAGLPDHFFRNSPLSDQAAALLAEHVLALGLARVAVVCDKRNTEYSLPYAEAFTAHLQKLGGTLVQQVALDPGSPDANDAGLRELADQSVEALLIIASARDTASLAQHVATLLPRTRLLTTEWACSEALLRHGGQQVEDMLVSVPSLMGKTTPALDSFSDSFFIRFGNRPTFAAERSYAAVFILAEALRHCQGTRDGLPKALLAIRNFHTLSGPLSLDEYGDVVSEAVIMRVQDGRFALVE; from the coding sequence ATGTCCTGGAAAAGCGCTTCAATCAGGGCCTTGCGCTTGTTGGTGCTGGGGCTCACCCTGGCCGGCCTGCTCGCGCTTGGCCTGCTCGGATGGGAGGCCCTGCGCACATGGCGCCAGGGACCCATCCTGATCGGTTTTTCCGGCCAGCTTACCGGCAGATACAGCGACCTGGGCGTGCAGGGGCGTAATGGAGCGCAACTGGCCGTGGAGCACATCAACGCGGCCGGCGGAGTCCTGGCCCGCCCCCTGGGGTTGCTGGCCCTGGACGACCTGAACACGCCCGAGGGCGCCCTGGTCGCGGACAAGGCTCTCATCGATGCCGGAGTGGTAGCCATCGTGGGGCATATGACCAGCTCACAGAGCATGGCTGCCCTGCCGCTGGTCAACCAAACCCGTACAGTGCTGTTCAGCCCCACGGCTTCGACTCCCCTGCTGGCCGGCCTCCCGGATCATTTTTTTCGCAACTCGCCGCTGAGCGACCAGGCGGCCGCATTGCTGGCCGAGCATGTCCTCGCTCTGGGGCTCGCGCGCGTCGCCGTGGTTTGCGACAAACGCAACACCGAGTACAGCCTGCCCTATGCCGAGGCTTTCACGGCGCATCTCCAGAAGCTTGGCGGGACGCTCGTCCAGCAGGTCGCACTGGATCCGGGCAGCCCGGACGCGAATGACGCAGGCCTGCGCGAACTTGCCGACCAGTCCGTCGAGGCCTTGCTCATCATCGCCTCGGCCCGCGATACCGCGAGCCTGGCCCAGCATGTCGCCACGCTGTTGCCCCGGACGCGCCTCCTGACCACCGAGTGGGCCTGCTCCGAGGCGCTGCTGCGTCATGGCGGCCAGCAGGTGGAAGACATGCTCGTCTCCGTGCCCTCCCTGATGGGCAAGACAACTCCTGCCCTGGACAGCTTCAGCGACAGCTTCTTCATACGCTTCGGCAACCGGCCGACCTTCGCGGCCGAGCGCTCCTACGCTGCGGTTTTCATCCTGGCCGAGGCGCTGCGGCACTGCCAAGGGACTCGGGATGGCCTGCCCAAGGCGCTCCTGGCCATCCGGAACTTCCACACGCTCTCCGGGCCCCTGAGCCTGGACGAGTACGGCGACGTGGTAAGCGAGGCCGTCATCATGCGCGTGCAAGACGGCCGTTTCGCACTGGTCGAATGA
- a CDS encoding sensor histidine kinase, with protein sequence MSEREQLLTERNAEQKLLLDNIDLQVWFLREPDLYGAVNQAHAEFMGPDKAFLERHRLTDFLPSEEARRFARHNSTVFRFREPVSFSSFQQDARGRARILSIRMTPRLSPGGAVEYAICTAEDITKRIAAEQRLRRSEERFRGMFESIRDVYYRTELNGLITLISPSAEALLGYAPGEMTGHLSSEFWADPREFETFRELLLARSDIRDATILLRHKSGQIIPTSMSCRLELGPDGEPSGTSGVLRDISERVSIEERLRASLKEKEVMLTEIHHRVKNNLQVISSLLQLQSSQAGDPKLEALFAESQNRILSMAYVHEELYKSGDLAHINLRDYVQRLARRLVQALAHTRPIGLELALQDIQVTIDQAVPCGLILNELISNALEHAFEGRAQGRIIVSISLDHGLARLMVSDDGKGVPADFDPASSTSLGLQLVVRLARQLRGRVELDSQTKPGVSFSVEFPLQAKP encoded by the coding sequence ATGAGCGAACGTGAGCAACTCCTCACGGAAAGGAACGCGGAACAAAAGCTCCTCCTCGACAATATCGACCTGCAGGTCTGGTTTCTGCGCGAGCCGGATCTCTATGGCGCGGTCAATCAAGCGCATGCCGAGTTCATGGGTCCGGACAAGGCCTTCCTTGAGCGCCACAGGCTCACGGACTTCCTGCCGTCGGAGGAGGCCAGGCGCTTCGCGCGCCATAACTCCACGGTCTTCAGGTTCCGCGAGCCCGTGAGCTTCAGCTCCTTCCAGCAGGATGCCCGGGGCCGCGCACGCATCCTGTCCATCCGCATGACTCCCCGGCTGAGCCCCGGCGGAGCGGTCGAATACGCCATCTGCACAGCCGAGGACATCACCAAGCGGATTGCCGCCGAACAACGCCTGCGCAGGAGTGAGGAGCGCTTCCGCGGCATGTTCGAATCCATCCGCGACGTGTACTACCGGACGGAACTCAACGGATTGATCACCCTGATCAGTCCGTCGGCGGAGGCCCTGCTCGGCTATGCGCCCGGCGAAATGACGGGGCACTTGTCCTCCGAATTTTGGGCCGACCCGCGCGAATTCGAGACCTTCCGCGAGCTGCTGCTCGCCCGGAGCGACATCCGCGACGCGACTATCCTCCTGCGCCACAAGAGCGGCCAGATTATCCCAACATCCATGAGCTGCCGCCTTGAGCTTGGGCCGGACGGCGAACCCTCCGGCACCTCGGGCGTACTGCGCGATATCTCCGAGCGCGTGAGCATCGAGGAGCGCCTGCGCGCGTCCCTCAAGGAAAAGGAAGTCATGCTCACGGAGATACACCACAGGGTGAAGAACAATCTGCAGGTCATCTCCAGTCTGCTGCAGCTGCAAAGCAGCCAGGCGGGCGACCCGAAGCTGGAGGCGCTCTTCGCCGAAAGCCAGAACCGCATTCTGTCCATGGCCTATGTGCACGAAGAGCTGTACAAGTCGGGCGATCTTGCGCACATCAATCTCAGGGATTACGTCCAGCGGCTGGCGCGCCGCCTGGTTCAGGCTCTGGCGCACACAAGACCCATCGGTCTGGAGCTGGCCCTGCAGGATATACAGGTCACTATCGACCAGGCCGTGCCCTGCGGCCTCATCCTCAACGAACTCATCTCCAACGCCCTGGAGCACGCTTTCGAGGGACGCGCCCAAGGCCGCATCATCGTGAGCATATCCCTTGACCATGGACTCGCACGACTTATGGTTTCGGATGACGGCAAGGGTGTCCCCGCGGATTTCGATCCCGCCTCGTCAACAAGCCTGGGGCTGCAGCTTGTCGTACGTCTGGCCAGGCAGCTCCGGGGGCGCGTGGAGCTTGACTCGCAAACCAAGCCTGGCGTGAGTTTCAGTGTCGAGTTCCCCCTGCAGGCAAAGCCCTGA
- the typA gene encoding translational GTPase TypA yields the protein MKAIATNDNIRNIAIIAHVDHGKTTLVDGLFRQSGMYRENQSVSDRVMDSMDLERERGITIAAKNCSVLWKDVKINILDTPGHADFGGEVERALSMVDGAILLVDASEGPLPQTRFVLKKALDRGLPVIVVVNKIDRKDARPQEVLNEVYDLFIDLDAQEDQLGFPVIYAIGREGKASRELENMGENLHVLFDEILATMPAPRYDPEAPFQMLVSDLGYSDYLGRLAVGKIVSGRVHTSDQLVRIGPDEALQALRVTKLQSYQGVTFAEVEEALAGDIIVVSGLEDVTIGDTICHKDAPKALPRIRVDEPTVSMRFSINTSPLAGREGKHVTGSKIRERLIKETLRNVSIRVEEADERDSFIVKGRGEFQMAILVETMRREGFELNVGRPEVIYRYEDGKRLEPMEHLYIDCAENYMGVVTEKLSQRKGKMLNLVNHGTGRVRMEFTVPARSLIGYRDEFLTDTKGTGIMNSLFDGYGEYRGDFPTRHSGSIVADRNGVGVAYGLFNLEPRGELFISPGDPIYEGMIVGEHNRDNDIDVNPAKEKKLSNMRASGRDENIIATPVRPMTLERAIHFIREDEMVEITPQSIRLRKAILPAAKRHSVLGQKKKATEAK from the coding sequence ATGAAAGCTATCGCCACTAACGACAATATCCGCAATATCGCCATTATCGCCCACGTCGACCACGGCAAGACCACCCTGGTGGACGGCCTGTTCCGCCAAAGCGGCATGTACCGCGAGAACCAGTCGGTCAGTGATCGAGTCATGGACTCCATGGACCTTGAGCGCGAGAGGGGCATCACCATCGCGGCCAAGAACTGCTCCGTGCTGTGGAAGGACGTGAAGATCAACATCCTGGACACGCCGGGCCACGCCGACTTCGGCGGCGAAGTCGAGCGCGCCCTGTCCATGGTGGACGGCGCCATCCTGCTGGTGGACGCATCCGAGGGCCCGCTGCCCCAGACGCGCTTCGTGCTCAAGAAGGCCCTGGACCGCGGTCTGCCCGTCATTGTCGTGGTCAATAAGATCGACCGCAAGGACGCCCGCCCCCAGGAAGTGCTCAACGAGGTCTATGACCTGTTCATCGACCTGGATGCCCAGGAGGACCAGCTCGGATTCCCGGTCATCTACGCCATTGGCCGTGAAGGCAAAGCTTCCAGGGAACTGGAAAACATGGGCGAAAACCTGCACGTGCTCTTCGACGAAATTCTGGCCACCATGCCGGCCCCTCGCTACGATCCCGAGGCTCCCTTCCAGATGCTCGTCTCGGACCTGGGCTACTCCGATTACCTGGGCCGGCTGGCCGTGGGCAAGATCGTCAGCGGACGCGTGCACACATCCGACCAGCTCGTGCGCATCGGGCCCGACGAGGCCTTGCAGGCCCTGCGCGTGACCAAGCTGCAGTCCTATCAGGGCGTGACCTTCGCGGAGGTCGAGGAAGCCCTGGCCGGCGACATCATCGTGGTCTCCGGCCTGGAGGACGTGACGATCGGCGACACCATCTGCCACAAGGACGCGCCCAAGGCCCTGCCGCGCATCCGGGTGGACGAGCCCACGGTGTCCATGCGCTTCTCCATCAACACTTCCCCCCTGGCCGGACGCGAAGGCAAGCACGTGACCGGCAGCAAGATCCGCGAGCGCCTGATCAAGGAAACTCTGCGTAACGTGTCCATACGCGTGGAAGAGGCCGATGAGCGCGACAGCTTCATCGTCAAGGGACGCGGCGAGTTCCAGATGGCCATCCTCGTGGAAACCATGCGCCGTGAGGGCTTCGAGCTTAACGTCGGCCGCCCCGAGGTCATCTACCGCTACGAGGACGGCAAGCGGCTCGAACCCATGGAGCACCTCTACATCGACTGCGCGGAAAACTACATGGGCGTGGTCACCGAGAAGCTTTCCCAGCGCAAGGGCAAGATGCTCAACCTGGTCAACCATGGCACGGGCCGCGTGCGCATGGAGTTCACCGTGCCCGCGCGCTCGCTCATCGGCTACCGCGACGAGTTCCTGACCGACACCAAGGGTACGGGCATCATGAACTCGCTGTTCGACGGCTACGGTGAATACCGCGGCGATTTCCCGACCCGCCACTCGGGCTCCATCGTGGCCGACCGCAACGGCGTGGGAGTCGCCTACGGACTGTTCAACCTGGAGCCGCGCGGCGAGCTGTTCATCTCCCCTGGCGACCCGATCTACGAAGGCATGATCGTGGGCGAGCACAACCGGGATAATGACATCGACGTCAACCCCGCCAAGGAAAAGAAGCTCTCCAACATGCGCGCCTCGGGCCGCGACGAGAACATCATCGCCACGCCCGTGCGGCCCATGACCCTGGAGCGCGCCATCCATTTCATCCGCGAGGACGAAATGGTGGAAATCACGCCCCAGTCCATCCGCCTGCGCAAGGCCATTCTACCGGCCGCCAAGCGCCACTCGGTGCTCGGCCAGAAGAAGAAGGCCACCGAGGCCAAGTAG
- a CDS encoding helix-turn-helix domain-containing protein, translating to MSAELKKINQECVGSSFDDFLQEEGIYEEVTETAIKRVLAWQLKQEMKAQKVSKAALARRMKTSRSSVDRLLDPKNNAATLACIDRAAKALGKTVRLEFVDVEKDESALCPC from the coding sequence ATGAGCGCTGAACTCAAGAAAATCAATCAAGAGTGCGTTGGGTCCTCCTTTGATGATTTCCTCCAGGAGGAGGGAATCTATGAAGAAGTTACTGAGACTGCCATCAAGCGTGTTCTGGCTTGGCAGCTTAAGCAGGAAATGAAGGCCCAAAAGGTGTCCAAGGCTGCGCTGGCGAGGCGTATGAAGACCTCAAGGTCTTCTGTGGACCGCCTGCTGGACCCTAAGAATAATGCAGCGACACTGGCGTGCATTGACAGGGCCGCTAAAGCCTTGGGCAAAACCGTGCGTCTTGAATTTGTGGATGTTGAAAAAGACGAGTCGGCTCTTTGCCCTTGCTGA
- a CDS encoding type II toxin-antitoxin system RelE/ParE family toxin: MTGVPKLVHIATAHGLKKIEATFFKQPGTGNEPVRDWLKSLPPSDRKLIGDDIRTCEFGWPIGMPTCRPMGDGLHEVRTDLPDGTIARVFFCIGAGKMYLLHGIIKKSQTTSKQALTLARKRKNMLGE; encoded by the coding sequence TTGACGGGAGTACCAAAATTGGTACATATAGCTACAGCACATGGCCTCAAGAAGATTGAGGCGACGTTCTTTAAACAGCCGGGGACCGGCAATGAACCGGTAAGGGATTGGCTCAAGTCTCTCCCCCCCAGCGACCGCAAGCTGATCGGTGATGATATTAGAACTTGCGAGTTCGGCTGGCCAATCGGGATGCCCACATGCAGACCCATGGGAGATGGTCTCCATGAGGTTAGGACGGACCTCCCGGATGGAACAATCGCACGGGTTTTTTTCTGTATAGGCGCAGGTAAAATGTACTTGCTGCATGGAATAATCAAGAAAAGCCAGACAACTTCAAAGCAAGCTCTGACTTTAGCACGAAAACGCAAAAATATGCTTGGAGAATGA
- a CDS encoding helix-turn-helix domain-containing protein, translating to MLARTKKLPTSTIELCFVGPKAQRQKAVAVLRSLGFVDASESTDWRKTLGFTEAELPGAVLVGARAKEGITQRELSAKTGIPQRHISEMENAKRPIGRENARKLGEALNVSYRIFL from the coding sequence ATGCTGGCACGCACGAAAAAGCTCCCTACTAGCACCATCGAACTTTGCTTCGTCGGCCCCAAGGCTCAGAGGCAGAAGGCCGTGGCCGTCCTGCGCTCTCTCGGATTTGTGGATGCTTCCGAGTCTACGGACTGGAGAAAGACTCTTGGTTTCACCGAAGCCGAGCTGCCGGGAGCCGTCCTGGTTGGGGCACGGGCCAAAGAGGGGATTACCCAGCGGGAATTGTCCGCGAAGACCGGCATCCCCCAGCGGCATATCTCCGAAATGGAGAACGCTAAGAGGCCCATTGGCAGGGAGAACGCCCGCAAGCTCGGTGAGGCGCTGAACGTCAGCTACCGCATTTTTCTTTAG
- a CDS encoding CopG family ribbon-helix-helix protein, with product MAQTETKVLTAHVPLPLAEKVDQMAARLERSRGWIVKQALMAWIDQEEERRRLTLEALADVDAGQVIDHQAVQAWADSLDTDKPLSVPVPR from the coding sequence ATGGCCCAAACTGAAACCAAGGTGCTTACCGCGCATGTCCCGCTGCCTCTGGCAGAGAAGGTGGACCAGATGGCAGCCCGCCTGGAGCGTTCACGGGGCTGGATCGTGAAGCAGGCCCTGATGGCCTGGATCGACCAGGAAGAAGAGCGCAGGCGGCTGACGCTGGAGGCGTTGGCGGACGTGGATGCAGGACAGGTCATTGACCATCAGGCGGTGCAGGCCTGGGCCGACAGTCTCGATACGGACAAGCCACTGTCAGTTCCGGTGCCTCGCTGA
- a CDS encoding type II toxin-antitoxin system RelE/ParE family toxin, producing MELKWASKALSDLARLYDFLAPVSREAAARTVQALTVAPSSLLNNPRIGEKLEEFEPREVRRILVGRYELRYEIRESVIYVLRLWHTREDR from the coding sequence ATGGAGCTGAAGTGGGCCAGCAAGGCGCTGTCCGATCTGGCGCGGCTCTATGACTTCCTGGCTCCCGTGAGCAGGGAGGCGGCGGCCCGCACCGTGCAGGCGCTGACCGTAGCGCCGTCCAGCCTCCTGAACAACCCGCGCATCGGGGAGAAGCTGGAGGAGTTCGAGCCGCGTGAGGTCCGCCGTATCCTGGTTGGCCGTTATGAGCTGCGCTACGAGATCAGGGAGTCCGTCATCTATGTGCTTCGGCTTTGGCACACCCGAGAGGATCGCTGA
- a CDS encoding PQQ-dependent sugar dehydrogenase, whose amino-acid sequence MRVLQPASVLFGALSFLLLSAPAMVLAKAETARTQQGIAVRIEQLAGGLDHPWGMEFLPDGRLLVTERNSGRLYILNADHTKSKPLAGVPEVLADGQGGLMDVALDPDFKKNAYVYLSYAKPGQDGKSTTALGRGKLSGSRIEGFQDIFVQEPYIDDSKHFGNRIAFSPDGRYLFLALGERFQFDPAQDLSNHLGTVIRIHPDGSVPKDNPFTGRKGVRAEIWSYGHRNIEAMAFQPGTGALWIGEMGPLGGDELNQIEKGANYGWPVVSAGKHYDGRTIPDSATHPEFKAAALTWTPVISPSGMAFYQGGMFPAWKGSAIIGGLTHEELVRVSFDGTRPREEDRLSMPGRIRDVAIAPDGSIYVLTDEGDGKVLRISSMGKASK is encoded by the coding sequence ATGAGAGTACTCCAGCCGGCATCAGTCTTGTTCGGGGCCCTGTCATTCCTGCTGCTTTCCGCTCCTGCCATGGTGCTGGCGAAAGCGGAAACGGCGCGGACGCAGCAAGGCATCGCGGTGAGAATCGAGCAGCTCGCGGGCGGGCTGGATCATCCCTGGGGCATGGAGTTCCTGCCCGACGGCCGCCTGCTGGTCACGGAGCGCAACAGCGGCAGGCTGTACATTTTGAATGCCGACCACACGAAGTCCAAGCCGCTGGCAGGGGTGCCCGAGGTCCTGGCGGACGGCCAGGGCGGGCTCATGGATGTCGCGCTCGACCCGGACTTCAAGAAGAACGCATACGTCTACCTGTCCTACGCCAAGCCTGGCCAGGACGGGAAATCGACCACCGCCCTGGGCCGCGGCAAGCTCAGCGGCAGCCGCATCGAGGGCTTCCAGGACATCTTCGTCCAGGAGCCGTACATCGACGACTCCAAGCACTTCGGCAACCGCATCGCCTTCTCTCCGGACGGCAGGTATCTGTTCCTTGCGCTTGGCGAGCGGTTTCAGTTCGATCCGGCCCAGGATCTCTCCAACCATCTCGGCACGGTGATCCGCATCCATCCTGACGGCAGCGTGCCCAAGGACAACCCCTTTACGGGCCGCAAGGGCGTGCGGGCCGAGATCTGGTCGTACGGCCATCGCAACATCGAGGCCATGGCCTTTCAGCCGGGCACGGGCGCTCTGTGGATCGGAGAGATGGGGCCCCTGGGCGGCGACGAGCTGAACCAGATCGAGAAGGGCGCCAACTACGGCTGGCCCGTGGTCAGCGCGGGCAAGCACTATGACGGACGCACGATCCCGGACTCTGCGACGCATCCGGAATTCAAGGCTGCCGCGCTCACCTGGACCCCGGTCATCTCTCCCTCGGGCATGGCCTTCTACCAGGGCGGCATGTTCCCGGCCTGGAAGGGCAGCGCCATCATCGGCGGGCTGACGCACGAGGAGCTTGTCCGCGTGAGCTTCGACGGCACGCGGCCCAGGGAGGAGGACCGCCTGTCCATGCCCGGACGCATCCGCGACGTGGCCATTGCTCCGGACGGCTCGATCTACGTGCTCACGGACGAGGGCGACGGCAAGGTCTTGCGCATAAGCTCCATGGGCAAGGCCTCGAAGTAG
- a CDS encoding YbhB/YbcL family Raf kinase inhibitor-like protein: MKMNSFFVLVLLCLILCLTLCPTTGALAGSFKLVSQDVADGAMLHDAQVLNSFGCLGGNRSPALEWRDPPAGTQSFAVTVYDPDAPTGSGWWHWLVFDIPATAAGLPADAGSAEGAGLPAGSIQSLTDFGAPGFGGACPPQGDKPHRYVFTVHALDVPSLGLDAKAMPALVGFMLHQHSIGKASFTARYAR; this comes from the coding sequence ATGAAAATGAATTCCTTTTTCGTCCTTGTCCTGCTGTGCCTCATACTTTGCCTCACTCTTTGTCCCACAACAGGCGCCCTGGCCGGGTCCTTCAAGCTCGTCAGCCAGGACGTGGCCGACGGGGCGATGCTGCACGACGCGCAGGTCCTGAACAGCTTCGGCTGCCTTGGTGGCAACCGTTCGCCCGCGCTCGAATGGCGCGATCCCCCAGCCGGGACACAAAGCTTCGCCGTAACGGTGTACGACCCCGATGCTCCCACCGGGAGCGGCTGGTGGCACTGGCTGGTCTTCGACATCCCGGCCACGGCGGCCGGACTGCCGGCGGACGCAGGCAGCGCCGAAGGGGCCGGCCTTCCCGCCGGGAGCATCCAGTCCCTGACGGACTTCGGGGCACCCGGCTTCGGCGGGGCCTGCCCGCCGCAGGGCGACAAGCCGCACCGCTACGTGTTCACAGTGCATGCCCTGGACGTGCCGAGCCTGGGGCTCGACGCCAAGGCCATGCCCGCGCTGGTGGGCTTCATGCTGCACCAGCACTCCATCGGCAAGGCCTCGTTCACGGCCCGCTACGCCCGCTGA
- a CDS encoding helix-turn-helix transcriptional regulator, whose translation MKNAEISLGCPKPLKPGVDPAIPADSVDAPAPAPEGYKRIDRVLGPMAAGSFLLGSLGYLHCTRRHVIKNMALPRAACVLILEGSKAVHRDDVREVVQAGQLLLLPARWPITIENVPAVRSGRYRALCLSFDPDIVARVAAASPADTITGQPRGMRLTPSGLLLDALLHLLVVAKAHPGTPRLTEVGLEQLLLLLAAEGGGLLLQSELPLLDRISSLVLADAARRWDTAEIAQALSLGERTLRRRLEKAGASLRDIMRETRLHAALALLQQSNLCVGEVAQRCGYDSASRFTQRFREKFGLRPSDIIRARASRDKD comes from the coding sequence ATGAAGAACGCCGAAATCTCCTTGGGGTGCCCGAAGCCGCTCAAGCCCGGCGTCGATCCAGCCATCCCCGCCGACTCCGTGGACGCGCCCGCGCCCGCACCTGAAGGCTACAAGCGCATCGACCGCGTGCTTGGGCCCATGGCGGCGGGGAGCTTCCTGCTGGGCAGCCTGGGCTACCTGCACTGCACCCGCCGCCATGTGATCAAGAATATGGCCCTGCCGCGTGCGGCCTGCGTGCTCATCCTCGAAGGGAGCAAGGCCGTGCACAGGGACGACGTGCGCGAGGTCGTGCAGGCGGGACAGCTTCTGTTGCTTCCCGCGCGCTGGCCCATCACCATCGAGAACGTTCCCGCTGTCAGAAGCGGGCGGTACCGCGCGCTATGCCTCTCCTTCGACCCAGACATCGTGGCTCGCGTTGCGGCGGCCTCGCCGGCGGATACGATCACCGGTCAGCCGCGCGGTATGCGGCTTACGCCGAGCGGTTTGCTCCTGGACGCGCTCCTGCACTTGCTCGTGGTCGCCAAGGCGCATCCCGGCACGCCGCGGCTCACGGAAGTTGGGCTTGAACAGCTCCTGCTGCTGCTCGCCGCGGAGGGCGGGGGCCTGCTGCTGCAAAGCGAACTGCCGCTGCTGGATCGGATAAGCTCGCTTGTCCTGGCGGACGCAGCCAGGCGCTGGGACACGGCCGAAATAGCCCAGGCCCTGAGCTTGGGTGAGCGCACCCTGCGCCGCCGCCTGGAAAAGGCCGGGGCTTCGTTGCGCGACATCATGCGCGAAACCCGACTTCATGCTGCCCTGGCCCTGCTACAGCAGAGCAATCTCTGTGTCGGCGAGGTGGCCCAGCGTTGCGGCTATGATTCCGCGTCCCGCTTCACGCAGCGCTTCCGCGAAAAGTTTGGCCTGCGGCCCAGCGATATCATCCGCGCGCGGGCGTCTCGGGACAAGGATTGA